In Methylomonas sp. MK1, the following are encoded in one genomic region:
- the dhiT gene encoding type II toxin-antitoxin system toxin DhiT, which yields MPTISMFYGIVVCMYFFDDERHKLPHIHAKYQDYNASFSIADGALLGGDLPVAKSRLVQAWIEIHRESLLADWNLAINGEKLFPIDPLR from the coding sequence ATGCCAACCATCAGCATGTTTTATGGCATCGTTGTTTGTATGTATTTCTTCGACGATGAGCGTCATAAACTTCCGCATATCCACGCCAAATATCAAGACTACAATGCCTCGTTCTCCATAGCCGACGGCGCATTACTTGGCGGCGACCTGCCGGTTGCCAAATCCAGGCTGGTGCAGGCCTGGATTGAAATTCATCGGGAATCTTTGTTAGCCGATTGGAACTTGGCGATCAATGGCGAAAAACTCTTCCCTATCGATCCTTTACGCTAA
- a CDS encoding GspE/PulE family protein produces the protein MNISDTNTGDSGKSFTENFLGLLVGQGLIDAEKLKYALRVQSKLESPKPILLVLCDLGYVTHNQLVELFRNHPVKVKLGLFLVEFGYITNTDLELALAEQRQKAGRKRLGEILVERNLISEMKMLEVLADLMGFSVIDLSTAVIDQTLMTKPMLRSANKHCFLPIEKQVDGVLVAFGDPLDQNAIEMARHVLGAEIIPAVGRYSQIMRFLLNYERNTGTEKAAVGEQSAVAVANRIFEDAIRQGASDIHIEPLEHKVRVRHRIDGVMVHYRDFPLEIAQALISRIKVMAGADIAEKRRHQDGRVMYEQASSNRVIDMRASFFSTINGEKIVLRLLNRKTELLDIHEVGMAPLMLERFILDSLDVPTGVIIITGPTGSGKTTTLYSAVDYLNAPEVSIVTAEDPVEYVIDGVAQCSINPKINLTYEETLRHIVRQDPDNIVLGEIRDKFSADTAIQAALTGHKVLTTFHTEDSIGGLLRLLNMEIEAFLISSTVVSVVAQRLLRRVCRHCAEPFKPDPALLRRLNVTPDDIAGAQFLLGKGCEKCRFTGYSGRVCVFELLSMNELVKDAILQRKTSYEIRRVSLETAGLVTLVEDGLVKAAAGATSLQEVIRNLPRFGKPRPLYELRRLLGSR, from the coding sequence ATGAACATAAGCGACACGAACACTGGCGATTCCGGTAAAAGCTTTACAGAAAACTTCTTGGGCCTATTGGTTGGTCAGGGCCTGATCGATGCGGAAAAACTGAAATACGCCTTGCGGGTGCAAAGCAAACTGGAGTCGCCAAAGCCGATTTTGTTGGTGCTTTGCGATCTGGGTTATGTCACTCACAACCAGCTGGTCGAGTTGTTTCGTAACCATCCGGTCAAAGTCAAATTAGGCCTGTTCTTGGTGGAGTTCGGGTACATCACCAACACCGACTTGGAACTGGCGCTGGCCGAGCAACGGCAGAAAGCAGGGCGCAAACGCCTGGGCGAAATTCTGGTGGAACGCAATCTGATATCAGAAATGAAAATGCTCGAGGTTTTGGCGGACCTGATGGGATTTTCGGTTATCGATTTAAGTACTGCCGTGATCGATCAGACGCTGATGACCAAGCCGATGTTGAGGTCCGCCAACAAGCATTGTTTTTTGCCTATCGAAAAACAAGTGGACGGCGTATTGGTGGCTTTTGGTGATCCGCTGGATCAAAACGCCATCGAAATGGCCCGGCACGTCTTGGGTGCCGAGATCATTCCGGCGGTGGGGCGTTATTCGCAGATCATGCGTTTTCTCCTCAATTACGAGCGCAACACCGGCACCGAAAAAGCAGCAGTGGGCGAGCAGTCGGCCGTCGCGGTTGCCAACCGGATCTTTGAAGACGCGATACGCCAGGGAGCCAGCGACATTCATATCGAACCGCTGGAGCACAAGGTCCGGGTTCGGCATCGGATCGATGGCGTAATGGTGCACTACCGGGATTTTCCGCTCGAAATCGCCCAGGCTTTGATTAGCCGGATCAAAGTAATGGCCGGCGCCGATATTGCCGAAAAGCGCCGGCATCAAGACGGTCGGGTCATGTATGAACAGGCCAGCAGCAACCGCGTGATCGACATGCGCGCTTCGTTTTTCAGTACCATCAACGGCGAAAAAATCGTGTTGCGGCTATTGAACCGCAAGACAGAATTGCTGGACATACACGAAGTGGGCATGGCGCCCTTGATGCTGGAACGTTTTATTCTAGATTCGCTAGACGTGCCGACCGGCGTTATCATTATCACCGGACCGACCGGTTCGGGTAAAACCACGACGCTGTATAGCGCAGTGGATTATCTGAACGCCCCGGAAGTCAGCATCGTTACCGCCGAAGACCCAGTCGAATACGTGATCGACGGCGTCGCGCAATGTTCGATCAATCCGAAGATCAATCTGACTTACGAAGAAACCCTGCGCCACATCGTGCGTCAGGACCCGGACAACATCGTGCTCGGCGAAATTCGCGATAAGTTTTCTGCGGACACCGCGATCCAGGCGGCCCTGACCGGCCACAAAGTGTTGACCACATTTCACACCGAGGACAGCATCGGCGGCCTACTGCGGCTGCTGAACATGGAAATCGAGGCCTTTCTGATTTCTTCGACCGTGGTTTCGGTAGTTGCCCAGCGCCTGTTGCGCCGGGTGTGCCGGCATTGTGCCGAACCGTTCAAGCCCGATCCGGCTTTGCTGCGTCGACTGAATGTGACGCCGGATGACATTGCCGGCGCCCAATTTTTGCTGGGCAAAGGCTGCGAAAAGTGCCGTTTTACCGGATACTCCGGCCGGGTATGCGTGTTCGAACTGTTGTCGATGAACGAATTGGTCAAAGATGCGATATTGCAGCGTAAAACCTCCTACGAAATCCGTCGGGTTAGCCTGGAGACGGCGGGCTTGGTTACCCTGGTCGAGGATGGTTTGGTAAAGGCCGCCGCCGGCGCAACTTCGCTACAGGAAGTGATCCGCAATCTGCCGCGTTTTGGAAAACCCCGTCCTCTTTACGAGCTGCGCCGCTTGTTGGGCAGTCGATGA
- a CDS encoding RipA family octameric membrane protein — protein sequence MTSEEKYKESFGLGTTPDPKKTDSALQHALDIRKFEISLYWQRATYFWTLIAATFAGYFAVLSAEHMKDKEFNAYVLACVGLIFSLAWFLTNRGSKYWQENWENHVDMLEDGTTGPLYKTVLHRPKAKGVLSLIEGPAPFSVSQINQWVSLFTLAVWLPLIVTVLPEFDLKSGVSGKHAVIGTITLVAVAMMLFRTRSNIVEGHKHSMSVKRTVVIDE from the coding sequence GTGACTTCGGAAGAAAAATACAAAGAATCGTTCGGTCTCGGCACAACTCCAGATCCGAAGAAAACCGATAGCGCACTTCAGCACGCCCTCGATATCAGAAAATTTGAAATTTCCCTGTACTGGCAACGCGCCACGTATTTCTGGACGCTCATTGCAGCCACGTTCGCAGGGTACTTCGCTGTGTTATCTGCCGAGCACATGAAAGACAAGGAATTTAATGCCTACGTACTCGCTTGCGTGGGCTTGATCTTCTCTCTTGCTTGGTTTCTTACAAACAGAGGGAGCAAGTACTGGCAAGAGAACTGGGAAAACCACGTTGACATGCTTGAGGATGGAACTACCGGCCCTCTATATAAGACCGTTCTTCACAGGCCAAAAGCGAAGGGCGTTTTATCTTTAATTGAAGGGCCTGCACCATTCTCTGTTTCGCAGATCAATCAATGGGTAAGCCTGTTCACTCTTGCCGTATGGCTACCGCTGATAGTGACCGTATTGCCCGAGTTTGACTTGAAATCCGGTGTTTCCGGGAAACATGCTGTCATCGGCACCATCACATTGGTAGCAGTTGCCATGATGCTATTCCGAACAAGATCAAACATCGTCGAAGGTCACAAACATTCAATGTCAGTGAAACGCACTGTGGTCATAGACGAATGA
- a CDS encoding UPF0149 family protein encodes MTYRSVEAILEQQDADIGAAEAHGIATGMLCVEIRADAENWLRELIDDEQQLIDEDKALLHGVFEKTRVLLENQNEDFAFDLLMPEDDDPLDEQVEALRCWCQGFLFGVGYAQTGADWPGDTAEVMRDMIELTKIDTDVGDEDDENALVELREYVRAAVFTVRDQFAELGHSQTH; translated from the coding sequence ATGACCTACCGTTCGGTTGAAGCAATTTTAGAGCAACAAGACGCCGATATCGGCGCTGCCGAGGCGCACGGTATCGCCACCGGCATGCTCTGCGTCGAAATCCGCGCCGACGCCGAAAACTGGCTACGCGAACTGATCGACGACGAGCAACAATTGATTGACGAAGACAAAGCGCTACTGCATGGCGTATTCGAAAAAACCCGCGTATTGCTGGAAAATCAGAATGAGGATTTTGCCTTCGACTTGCTGATGCCTGAAGACGACGATCCACTGGACGAACAAGTGGAAGCACTACGTTGTTGGTGCCAGGGCTTTTTGTTTGGCGTGGGTTACGCACAAACCGGCGCCGACTGGCCGGGCGATACCGCCGAAGTGATGCGCGACATGATAGAGCTCACCAAAATCGACACCGATGTCGGCGACGAGGACGACGAAAATGCCTTGGTAGAACTGCGCGAATATGTGCGCGCCGCCGTGTTTACCGTCCGCGATCAATTTGCCGAACTCGGCCATTCGCAAACGCATTAA
- a CDS encoding cohesin domain-containing protein yields the protein MMKQFKAGLAGIALYAASGVADAAIDLHFVPLDQTAEAIEIGLSISGLGDAALGTYDFNIQFDPTHLAFAGVAFGDPLLGDELDVFDLGGNSVAADLLAPGVLNLFESSLDDAADLQTLQADSFTLAIIRFNVLIGGSSQLDLLINSLADASGDGLSVNTAPLNVNTAAAVPLPGMFWPMVGGFWMVLRRRRV from the coding sequence ATGATGAAACAATTCAAAGCCGGCCTGGCCGGCATAGCTTTATACGCGGCCAGTGGTGTCGCCGATGCTGCCATTGATTTACATTTTGTGCCGCTTGACCAAACCGCCGAAGCCATTGAAATTGGCCTGAGCATTTCCGGCTTGGGCGACGCTGCGTTAGGAACGTATGACTTTAATATTCAGTTCGATCCGACGCATTTGGCGTTTGCCGGCGTGGCTTTCGGCGACCCGCTTCTGGGTGACGAGTTGGATGTGTTTGATTTGGGTGGAAACAGTGTCGCCGCCGATTTGCTTGCGCCCGGCGTGCTGAACCTGTTCGAGTCGTCCTTGGACGACGCGGCGGATTTACAAACCCTGCAAGCCGATAGCTTTACGCTGGCAATCATCCGCTTCAATGTGCTGATCGGGGGTAGCAGTCAGCTTGATTTACTGATTAACAGTTTGGCGGATGCCAGCGGGGATGGCTTGTCGGTAAACACCGCGCCGCTTAACGTCAACACTGCCGCCGCCGTGCCCTTGCCGGGGATGTTTTGGCCGATGGTTGGTGGGTTTTGGATGGTGTTGAGGCGGCGTAGGGTTTAG
- a CDS encoding TIGR02449 family protein encodes MSETEKDPSTELEALEAKLDTLIAQFNQVKSENKSLKVKQDALVKEKAKLLEKTTLAKTRVEAMIARLKAMEHDS; translated from the coding sequence ATGTCTGAAACAGAAAAAGATCCGTCAACCGAACTCGAAGCATTGGAAGCGAAACTGGATACGCTCATTGCCCAGTTCAATCAAGTCAAAAGCGAGAATAAGTCCTTGAAAGTTAAGCAGGATGCCTTGGTTAAAGAAAAAGCCAAATTGCTGGAAAAAACTACGTTGGCTAAAACCCGAGTGGAAGCGATGATTGCCCGTTTGAAAGCCATGGAGCACGATTCGTGA
- the pepP gene encoding Xaa-Pro aminopeptidase — protein sequence MKQSEFKKRRASLMKQIGKGNIAIIASAPQRTRNRDVHYPFRQDSDFYYLTGFNEAESMAVFIPGREQGEYILFCREFDEKKAQWEGAHAGLEGATKHYEADDSFPIDDLDDILPGMLENKSKVFYPMGKDSDLDHKLLEWINHIRKQSRTGVTAPGELVSLEHIVHEMRLFKSTEELKLMRRAGEVSAKAHIRAMQACKPGLYEYQIEAELIHEFIQDGLRAVAYPSIVAGGKNACTLHYVENKDKLNKGDLLLIDAGVECDHYAADITRTFPVSGKFSEPQRLLYQLVLDAQAAALAEIKPGNPWNKAHDASVETLTKGLIELGLLKGKPKKLIKDEKYKQFYMHRIGHWLGMDVHDVGDYKIKDEWRLLEPGMVLTVEPGLYVPADCETVDKQWRGIGIRIEDDVLVTKDGHEILTGGVPKSIEAIEALMQSS from the coding sequence ATGAAACAAAGCGAATTCAAAAAACGCCGCGCGAGCCTGATGAAGCAAATCGGCAAAGGCAATATCGCCATCATTGCCAGCGCGCCGCAGCGCACCCGCAATCGCGACGTGCACTACCCGTTCCGCCAAGACAGCGACTTTTATTACTTAACCGGCTTTAACGAAGCCGAATCCATGGCCGTATTCATCCCCGGCCGCGAACAAGGCGAATACATTCTGTTCTGCCGCGAGTTCGACGAGAAAAAAGCGCAGTGGGAAGGCGCCCACGCCGGCCTGGAAGGTGCCACCAAACACTACGAAGCCGACGATTCCTTCCCGATCGACGATCTGGACGACATCCTGCCCGGCATGCTGGAAAACAAAAGCAAGGTGTTCTACCCGATGGGTAAGGACAGTGATTTGGACCACAAACTGCTGGAGTGGATCAACCACATCCGCAAGCAGTCGCGTACCGGCGTCACCGCGCCGGGCGAATTGGTGTCGCTGGAACACATCGTCCACGAGATGCGCTTGTTCAAAAGCACGGAAGAACTGAAATTGATGCGCCGCGCCGGCGAAGTATCGGCCAAGGCGCATATTCGCGCCATGCAGGCCTGCAAACCCGGCTTGTACGAGTATCAAATCGAAGCCGAATTGATCCACGAATTTATCCAAGACGGCCTGCGTGCAGTGGCCTACCCATCCATCGTCGCCGGCGGCAAAAACGCCTGCACGCTGCATTACGTGGAAAACAAAGACAAACTCAACAAAGGCGATTTGCTGCTGATCGACGCCGGCGTGGAATGCGACCATTACGCCGCCGACATCACCCGCACGTTCCCTGTATCCGGCAAATTTAGCGAACCGCAAAGGTTGTTGTACCAATTGGTGCTGGATGCCCAAGCCGCCGCGCTGGCCGAGATCAAACCCGGCAACCCTTGGAACAAAGCCCACGACGCCTCTGTGGAAACCCTGACCAAGGGCCTGATCGAACTGGGCCTGTTAAAAGGCAAACCCAAAAAACTGATCAAAGACGAAAAATATAAACAGTTTTACATGCACCGCATCGGCCACTGGCTGGGCATGGACGTACATGACGTCGGCGATTACAAGATTAAGGACGAATGGCGCTTGCTGGAACCCGGCATGGTGTTAACCGTGGAACCCGGCCTGTACGTGCCGGCCGACTGCGAAACAGTGGACAAACAATGGCGCGGCATCGGCATTCGCATCGAAGACGATGTCTTGGTGACTAAAGACGGCCACGAGATACTGACCGGCGGCGTGCCAAAGTCGATAGAAGCCATCGAAGCGTTAATGCAATCGAGCTAG
- a CDS encoding DUF2442 domain-containing protein: MESVIQVLPKDNYKLELWFDNGEHRLFDMSPYLNKGVFIQLKDRSLFDQAYVGLGTVCWPGELDVAPETLYDRSIALG, encoded by the coding sequence ATGGAATCCGTGATTCAAGTGCTACCTAAAGACAACTATAAACTGGAACTTTGGTTCGATAACGGCGAGCACCGCTTGTTCGACATGTCCCCTTATCTGAACAAAGGCGTTTTCATTCAGCTTAAGGACCGCTCGCTATTCGATCAAGCCTATGTCGGACTGGGTACCGTGTGTTGGCCGGGTGAGCTAGATGTCGCGCCGGAAACGCTTTATGATCGATCAATAGCGCTGGGCTAA
- the ubiH gene encoding 2-octaprenyl-6-methoxyphenyl hydroxylase codes for MQHDFDLIIVGAGLAGNCLALALKNSGLKIALVEANSREQLRHSPAGDRALALAAGTVELLNDLGAWRGVADKATAIKHIHVSDRGHFGKTRLAAEDQGVEALGYVIVARDIEQHMADLVEKTDTVCLYQTRVAGLMSGRDAVNVSLKQHDGSSLNVSAQLLVGADGGNSTVRKLLEIPQQVTEYGQTALVTTVQSALPHRNIAFERFTEFGPLALLPVAGKQSAVVWTRTHEQAETLINVSDREFLAELQNCFGYRLGELKLAAPRRAFPLSLIRAESMVSGRTVIIGNAVHQLHPVAGQGFNLGIRDVALLAEMLLDQQEKHGDLGDARLLKNYSRQRQQDHGKTIGFTNSVVKLFSNDNLPLAAVRNAGLTLLDHLPFAKQLLTRHAMGLAGRLPKIGERK; via the coding sequence ATGCAGCACGATTTCGACCTGATCATCGTTGGTGCCGGCCTAGCCGGTAACTGTCTGGCCCTGGCGCTGAAAAACAGCGGCTTAAAGATAGCCTTGGTCGAAGCCAATAGCCGCGAACAACTGCGTCACTCGCCGGCCGGCGACCGCGCGCTGGCGTTGGCGGCCGGCACCGTTGAACTGCTCAATGACTTAGGCGCCTGGCGCGGTGTCGCCGATAAAGCCACTGCCATCAAACATATTCACGTCTCGGATCGCGGCCATTTTGGGAAAACCCGGCTAGCCGCTGAAGATCAGGGCGTGGAAGCCTTAGGTTATGTGATCGTCGCCCGCGACATCGAACAGCACATGGCCGACCTGGTCGAGAAAACCGACACCGTTTGCCTGTATCAAACCCGAGTCGCCGGCTTGATGTCCGGCCGTGACGCGGTGAATGTCAGTTTGAAACAGCACGACGGCAGTTCCTTGAATGTCAGCGCGCAATTGTTGGTCGGCGCGGACGGCGGCAACTCCACCGTGCGCAAGCTGTTGGAAATACCGCAGCAAGTCACCGAATACGGCCAGACCGCGCTGGTCACCACCGTGCAATCGGCCCTGCCGCATCGCAACATCGCCTTCGAACGTTTTACCGAATTCGGTCCGCTAGCCCTGCTGCCGGTTGCGGGTAAACAATCGGCGGTGGTGTGGACGCGCACTCACGAGCAAGCCGAAACCTTGATTAACGTTAGCGACCGCGAATTTCTCGCCGAGCTGCAAAACTGCTTCGGCTACCGCTTGGGCGAACTAAAACTGGCCGCACCGCGCCGGGCATTTCCGTTAAGCCTGATCCGCGCCGAAAGCATGGTCTCCGGCCGCACCGTCATCATCGGCAACGCCGTGCATCAACTGCATCCGGTGGCCGGCCAAGGCTTTAACCTGGGGATACGCGATGTGGCCTTACTGGCGGAAATGCTGCTCGACCAACAAGAGAAACACGGCGATTTGGGCGACGCCCGCCTGCTGAAAAACTACAGCCGGCAACGTCAGCAAGATCACGGTAAAACCATCGGTTTTACCAACAGCGTGGTCAAGCTGTTCTCCAACGACAACCTACCCCTGGCCGCCGTCCGCAACGCCGGCCTGACCTTGCTGGACCACCTGCCGTTTGCCAAACAATTGCTGACGCGGCATGCGATGGGTTTGGCGGGGCGGTTGCCTAAGATCGGCGAACGCAAATAA
- a CDS encoding HDOD domain-containing protein codes for MTEKTLSELIDEAITSGASALPVFPRAITELRLALQDENRSLDAIAKQLAMDASLASQILRVANSSFYAGLGSINTVKDALVRLGLPRIVQIATLVMQKGLFAAKDAATQQYMVKLWQHSVAVALGAEWLAKRLSFHAIAEEAFMAGLFHDIGELLLLRCLEDLAAKDPNLNLPANLQRELIIRQHESKGAWLLQEWNLPETYRTVAANHHQPATEHTGTVELLVRVADMVAYKLGIAPRPQPDLVISSSEEASRLGLSEIMLAELEIALEDSLALSV; via the coding sequence ATGACTGAAAAAACGCTTTCCGAATTGATAGACGAGGCCATTACCTCGGGGGCCAGCGCCTTGCCGGTATTTCCGCGGGCGATAACCGAGCTGCGTTTGGCCTTGCAAGACGAAAATAGATCGCTGGACGCGATTGCTAAACAATTGGCGATGGACGCCAGTTTGGCCAGCCAGATTTTGCGCGTTGCCAACTCGTCATTCTATGCGGGCTTGGGATCGATCAACACGGTCAAGGACGCCCTCGTCCGCTTGGGTTTGCCGCGCATCGTCCAGATTGCCACCTTAGTCATGCAGAAAGGCTTGTTTGCGGCAAAAGATGCCGCAACTCAGCAATACATGGTCAAACTTTGGCAGCATAGCGTCGCGGTAGCCTTGGGCGCCGAATGGCTGGCCAAGCGTTTGTCGTTCCACGCGATAGCGGAAGAAGCCTTTATGGCCGGCCTGTTTCACGATATTGGCGAACTGTTGCTGCTGCGCTGCCTCGAAGATCTGGCGGCCAAGGACCCCAATCTAAATTTACCCGCCAATTTGCAACGAGAACTGATAATTCGCCAGCACGAGAGCAAAGGCGCATGGCTGCTGCAAGAATGGAATTTACCGGAAACCTATCGTACGGTTGCCGCCAACCATCATCAGCCGGCCACCGAACATACCGGCACGGTGGAATTGTTGGTGCGAGTAGCCGACATGGTGGCCTACAAGCTGGGTATTGCGCCGCGGCCGCAGCCTGATCTGGTGATCTCCAGCAGCGAGGAAGCCAGTCGGCTCGGCCTATCGGAGATTATGCTGGCCGAATTGGAAATTGCGCTGGAAGATTCGCTGGCCTTGTCTGTCTGA
- a CDS encoding TonB-dependent siderophore receptor yields MKARINDFRYQLAVGVWHRPAVYLCYALNGNRVGVDTWVLIGLVAAGGQLSSSQAVAAEVIRHFNISGQSLNNALIQFAAQAELELIFSADMLRELASPELRGDMSAEQALTHLLHGSGFTYRFIDADTVTLERSLTATESSNLPPVTLDAMTVVGLKTREAGAEILTEPMLDEARTYAVRHIASATGTDTPIKQIPQSVHALNRPLLDDQQTINVSESLVNVSGIVARNELYSPVIEGTLIRGFRSEQLMDGFTQYYNPGDRESTINIERIEVLKGSNALLYSGGSGSPVGGVVNLLSKLPQAKAFGEVGFRIGSHSFYQPFFDVNQPLNANILLRMTGEYTNARHNIDMIETQRFNINPALTLTDNDKTRLTLQAKLSRWQQPEYQGLPATGSIAGDFATRPDLFLGPANLPDSHSNADAVWASLERSINRSWRLNLKARYAHSEFDEKIQTLFGSDGLIADRPLLPASSWALVNAELFQQQQERSVLGNLQGNFKLGPSENNLLLGADYSRLCDAGFIEGDFGPLGLGVGTVDLRAPIFDTPYAVPGPGLENQFIENITYGAYLQWQSTLYRRLHWLSGVRLGKVGIDFNNAQTGVHAKTDTLKWLPRLGGVIDLSDEVSWFISYSEGMRGQPFVNFVDTPAPELSSHLETGLKFNFSHQFSGQLALYQIERSQVAVTDSSDFQRRSVAAGQQRSRGVEMDLLWQPVEGFSVLANYAHTDARFMDDEAGVAAGTRLAQVPEDAGRLWAHYRFQQDALQGFSLGFGVYARAGAYLSDDNRFKTAGYHSFDAALAYETGSFKWAATVKNLSDEDYFQPYGYFEGRVAPAPGRAGFLSLSIKY; encoded by the coding sequence TTGAAAGCACGGATTAACGATTTTCGCTACCAGCTTGCAGTCGGCGTATGGCATCGGCCAGCCGTATATCTTTGCTATGCGCTGAACGGCAACCGTGTCGGCGTCGATACCTGGGTGTTGATTGGGCTGGTGGCGGCCGGCGGACAATTGAGCAGCAGCCAGGCGGTTGCCGCGGAAGTTATCCGTCACTTCAACATCAGCGGTCAGTCCTTAAATAACGCGTTGATTCAATTTGCCGCGCAAGCAGAGTTGGAATTGATTTTTTCAGCGGACATGTTGCGTGAGCTCGCCAGTCCCGAGCTGCGCGGTGACATGTCGGCGGAGCAGGCATTAACACACTTGTTGCATGGCAGCGGCTTTACCTACCGTTTTATCGATGCCGATACGGTGACTTTGGAACGCAGCCTGACGGCAACGGAGTCATCTAACCTGCCGCCCGTTACCCTGGATGCCATGACTGTCGTGGGCTTGAAAACAAGGGAGGCCGGTGCGGAAATCCTCACCGAGCCGATGCTTGACGAGGCGCGGACCTATGCCGTCAGGCATATTGCCAGCGCTACCGGAACGGACACGCCAATCAAGCAAATCCCGCAGTCGGTGCATGCGCTTAACCGCCCTTTGTTAGACGACCAGCAAACGATCAACGTCAGCGAATCCTTAGTCAATGTCAGCGGCATAGTGGCGCGCAATGAGCTCTACAGTCCGGTTATCGAGGGTACATTGATTCGCGGTTTTCGTTCCGAACAACTGATGGACGGCTTTACCCAGTACTACAACCCCGGCGACCGGGAAAGCACCATTAATATCGAGAGAATCGAGGTGCTGAAGGGGTCTAATGCCTTGCTCTACAGCGGCGGTTCGGGTTCGCCGGTGGGCGGGGTGGTGAATCTGCTTTCCAAATTGCCGCAGGCCAAAGCCTTCGGCGAAGTGGGTTTTAGAATCGGCAGTCACAGCTTTTATCAGCCGTTTTTCGATGTCAATCAACCGCTAAACGCCAATATTCTGTTGCGCATGACTGGCGAGTACACCAACGCCAGACATAACATCGACATGATCGAAACTCAGCGTTTCAACATCAATCCGGCGCTGACGCTGACCGATAACGACAAAACCCGTTTAACGCTCCAAGCCAAACTGTCGCGCTGGCAGCAACCGGAGTATCAGGGCTTACCCGCCACCGGCAGCATTGCCGGCGATTTTGCTACCCGGCCCGACCTGTTCTTGGGGCCGGCCAATCTGCCCGATAGTCATTCGAATGCCGATGCGGTGTGGGCCTCGTTGGAAAGGAGCATCAATCGGAGCTGGCGCTTAAACCTGAAGGCGCGCTATGCGCACTCGGAATTCGACGAGAAAATTCAGACCCTGTTCGGCAGCGATGGCCTCATCGCGGACCGGCCCTTGCTACCGGCATCGAGCTGGGCATTGGTCAATGCCGAATTGTTTCAACAACAGCAAGAGCGCAGCGTGCTGGGCAATTTGCAGGGTAATTTCAAGCTGGGTCCGAGCGAAAACAATCTGTTGCTGGGCGCGGATTACAGTCGCTTGTGCGATGCAGGCTTTATCGAGGGCGATTTTGGCCCCTTGGGTTTGGGTGTCGGTACGGTCGATCTGCGGGCGCCGATATTTGACACCCCTTATGCTGTGCCGGGGCCGGGCCTGGAAAATCAGTTCATCGAAAACATCACTTACGGCGCTTACCTCCAGTGGCAAAGCACTCTGTACCGGCGTTTGCATTGGCTGTCCGGTGTCAGGCTGGGCAAGGTTGGCATCGATTTTAATAATGCCCAAACCGGGGTACACGCTAAAACCGATACGCTGAAATGGCTGCCGCGACTCGGTGGTGTGATCGATCTGAGCGACGAGGTTTCCTGGTTTATTTCCTACAGCGAAGGCATGCGCGGCCAACCCTTTGTGAATTTCGTCGATACGCCGGCGCCGGAATTGTCGAGTCATCTGGAAACCGGCCTGAAATTCAATTTTTCACATCAATTCAGCGGCCAGCTGGCGCTGTATCAAATCGAGCGCAGCCAGGTCGCGGTCACCGACAGCAGCGATTTTCAGCGGCGTTCGGTCGCCGCCGGCCAGCAACGCTCGCGTGGTGTTGAAATGGATTTGCTCTGGCAACCGGTCGAGGGCTTCAGCGTGCTGGCGAACTATGCGCATACCGACGCCCGGTTCATGGACGACGAAGCCGGGGTGGCTGCCGGCACTCGCTTAGCCCAAGTCCCGGAGGATGCCGGGCGGCTCTGGGCGCATTACCGTTTTCAGCAGGATGCGCTGCAAGGCTTTAGCTTGGGTTTCGGCGTTTATGCCCGTGCCGGGGCGTATTTGTCCGACGACAACCGCTTCAAAACCGCCGGCTACCACAGCTTCGACGCGGCGTTAGCTTACGAAACCGGGAGTTTCAAATGGGCGGCTACCGTCAAGAATCTCAGCGATGAGGATTATTTTCAGCCCTACGGCTATTTCGAGGGCCGGGTGGCGCCGGCACCCGGCCGCGCGGGATTCCTGAGTCTTTCGATCAAGTATTGA
- a CDS encoding cell division protein ZapA has translation MSKAVQPVSLNILDKEYKIACAADEKETLISSARELDRQMRKIRDTGKVSSTDRIAVLAALNLAHDLVASNKTESGGGIDICARLADLRNKIENVLENP, from the coding sequence GTGAGTAAAGCCGTCCAGCCTGTTTCGCTGAATATCCTGGATAAGGAATACAAAATCGCCTGCGCCGCCGACGAAAAAGAGACTTTGATCAGTTCCGCTCGTGAGCTGGATAGGCAAATGCGTAAAATTCGCGACACCGGCAAGGTCAGCAGTACGGACCGCATCGCGGTACTGGCCGCCTTGAACTTGGCCCACGACTTGGTGGCATCCAATAAAACCGAAAGCGGTGGCGGCATCGACATATGTGCGCGTTTGGCGGATTTGCGCAACAAAATAGAAAACGTTTTGGAAAACCCGTAA